The stretch of DNA AGGAAAGGTTcaaatttatattaacttttactatgatgtagtccaagacaatttgcaaaacatgttttttgatttatctttttgttcagcagctctccaaagtgggatttcaacagctatctggtagctagggtccaatttaacttagcaaataggcagtggtttgaataagagactggaaaataaataggGTAGAGgcgagaaagataagtaacaaaaagcaGCAACAACAAAACCAAAGCCTAAGAATAGTTCTTTTGGATGCCAGGGTCGGACAGTGACTCAGGTCAAAGAAACAGACTAAAACAGCAAATACAAAGtatttaaaaacagaataaaagatACAGACTAATTAATATGTTGCTAAGGAATTTgcaattttataacatattaaacattaaaaagccCAATAGTGTCAAAGCGCTAACCTTCCAAAGTCAGTAATAATTACAGGCTACATTTTAGGAACATTTTGTTACGTTTTTCAACACAAGTGCCCACGTTAAACTAGCTAATAACGTCGGATAGAAGTTTATGACAGGCAGAAACGCTAGCGTCGCACAGACAACAAGACATGCGCCAGCGCATAGTTTTGACCTCATCTTTGCGTTCCAGAATCAGGGCAGGCTATTGGGTGTAGCACATCACGTGAACGTTTCAGCTTCCGGAGAACAAAGCCATGGAAGCTGATGGTTCGTATGAGCCTGGATTTGTGGGGATCCGATTTTGCCAGGAATGGTGAGTTATATTATTCCTCGGCTCCCGCTCCAACAGGAGATAGAGAGCACCGTTATTTGGCCAACCGGTCATGAACTCTAAGTACAAGAAAAGCTAGTTTTATTTGCGACACTGAAGTTGATTCCATATGTTTTCAAAAGGGAACACGGAGCTTTATGAAGATTGCATGTTGCCAAGTGCTTGACTGTGCTATGGGTCCATGCTGGCAGCACAGGGTTGTGGGAAAGCAGTAAGAGGCCACAGAAATTCTTTAGCTGTTGTTGAATCCCCCAAACCAGAGGCTGATGGGAGTTAAACTTCATGGTAAAAAAACCACCAATTGATTGAACAATAGCTCCCTGCAAAGTCATGTTTGCCTTAGGCCCCATTACTATAAATAACTACCAGTGCTCAATCTGTATGAAAGACTGGCTTATATAACAATATTTTAGCCCCCTGTGTAAGAAGTATACTGCCATCACATAATTTTAATACCAGTGTATGCCAATGTATGGTTTACACAAGCTAATGGATCATGGGGTGTTCTTCACTGGTGAATGCATTCAGGACCTCCTGGGCAAGATAAAATGGTGTAGTGAATATGTAAGTTATGGACTGAatgtactttggtgtagaaatgcATACTTTAGAGCATTTTTTACTGTAAATTATGTCTTTAAATGGTGAGCCAAGTAAATATGTCTCAGCTACAAAAAAAACCTCTTGGTATTTTTCACAAATATCTGCTCCTTTGGTTGATTTGTTTGGACAAGGAATATGTTATTCACAGAACTCATTTTTCTTTCTCTTGTAGCAACAACATGTTGTATCCTAAAGAGGATAAAGAAAACCGGATCCTCCTTTATGcggtaaattaaacattaaatatgttAAGTAAAAACATACATTCGTGAGGTGATTTACCAACATGCACGATGCTAATATATGTGTGGAAATATCACTTTTACAttatttactttgttttaaaaTAGATAACTGGTGTAAATTTTTAGATAAGCCATAAATATTGTTGCCTGTATGGCTGCTTTATGTTGGTAAGTTTGAGTCAATCATCCCTTTGTTCACTCTGCCAGACATTCTTTGACTAAAAAATGTCTTTTACCATTTAAGTACCCATTTAACTACATACCAGCAATTGGAATTTTTAGAGCGCAGTCattcaaatgtttattttacttacagtGCCGGAATTGTGATTACCAACAGGAGGCCGATAACAGCTGCATATATGTGAATAAGATTACACATGAAATTGAGTGAGTACTGAATGTACATACACCAGGCAGAATGCTCAAAAAAAGGCTTCTAGAGAGATAGAGATTAATTTATTGAACAATGAACAGTTTAAAATGTGTTGAGATACTAGTCTGGGTGCTTATTTGTTATTGTTGGAAGCCTATAATATAATTTCTTTATAAAGTATTATTGGTCCAAGTGCATAAATTCTGTTATTCCATCTGTATTGTTTGTACTCTTGTTTCTTCTCTGTTTTTTTGTAATACTGTTGCTTGTATTTGCAAGTATTTTGTCATAGGaaataatattttctattttttttgtcacataactTTCCAGTATaccttaatatatttttttctatatgtcTAAATGAAATAATAACATCTAAAAGGATGTGAACTGCTATCTATGGGCTTTTTCCTGTAGTCTCTGAAGGTGTTACTGACTCAGGCCGCAGTTTCAGTTTGCCTTCACTTCCATATTTATAAGGTTGTCatctaaggttttttttgctgtaCTTTAATTCCCATAATTTTCCAACAATGTTTACCCTAAGCTATGTGCTCAATGAAGCcagcacaaaacacatttttgggCATTTAAAGAACACATTTCTGTATCTATTCTGACTTGAGcacactatttttaaaaatgcccacACATATTGTAAAATGTGCACAGAAAGGAATTATTGCACGCATAGCCAAAAAGTAAATAGACGGGAGTATTGTTCTTCAGTGTATTATGAAGGGCTAAAGCATATTGAGAGCTGTAGCCTAGTATTGCCAGGATTGTATCCTTGAAGCTGAAAACTTTACTCCAACGcttcttttacctaaaaatgtaaacaaaattaTATCAACCCTTCAGATGTTTAATTAAACTGTAATATCAGAATGCCAAACCGTACAATAATTTCCCTGTGTTAGATAACAAAAAAAGTGACTAATATAGCCGTGGAAGCCTATGCATAGCCAGTTTTAGTTTGGTTTTTCTTGACTCATTGCTATCCCTCTTCCATAGTGAGCTAACCCAGATCATTGCTGATGTAGCTCAGGATCCTACCCTGCCACGTACAGAGGATCATCCCTGTTCTAAGTAAGTTACTTCAACCAAAACAGAAGGGGGGCTCCCTTAAGGGAAGAGAAATGGCTATTTACTAAGAAAAGGTGATAAATCTGCCAGTGCAGttgtcataaaaaccaatcaaTTAAccaaaatgtttccttttctaaTTGGTAGTAGACTGATAAAAGCGAATAACTTTTTGGTTGTTGGTGAAACTGCACTTGCGCCATTTAGCACCTATGTAGATGGGTCCTTATGTAACTTTCTGTCTTTTGCTTACCTTCTTGTTTTCAAATATTCCCTGCTCCATAGGTGTGGTCACAAAGAAGCAGTGTTTTTCCAGTCTCACAGTGCTAGAGCTGAGGTACGTATATTCTTCATACTCCACAAAACCAATTATTGCATACCAATAAATCAGACACTAACTACACCTTACTTATTTTATTGAGATACAGACCCAACTTGCTACAAACATCACATCACATGTTTATTGGCATTTGATTGTGTTCCTAATATTTGTAATACACAGACCGTGTTGCTTTCTCTTTAGGATGCCATGCGACTGTATTATGTATGTACAGCACCACACTGCGGTCATCGCTGGACGGAGTGATTGTTGAAGGCTTAAATAgccttatgttttgttttttgctgggATATGTTATAGTGTctgatttagaaataaataatgtttttatatttttaaatgttatgttttactTTAAATAAACACTTGCTCCTTTCACTAAATTTTTATTCTGGAGAGATAGAGGCTATATGTGTAAAAGTTTTCAAATGTAGTATGGTGTGGTATGGTGCAGGATACTAATTTCCTCTCTTAATGTGCCTGTTCCTCTTTTTCGCAAGTTTTTTGAGAGCAATGGGTTGTTGGGGTGCACCTCTACAACATGAAGTGTGTAATTATCTGCATTGGGAGAAGTGAAGCCACATTCCTCACACACATAGATCTTGGATCGGCGCTGGCGGTAGGCATAATTTTGCAGGATGCCATGGATTTTGCGTAAGTGGGACTCTAAAGAACAGCGCTGAGTAAAAGACTTGTCACACACAGGACATTTGTAAGGGCGGATCCCTGTGGGAAATAGTTACAGTGGTTAGAAGAGCAGTAGCAGGTGTGAGGAGCAGCTAGAGGAGAATACAATTCACATACGGTATCTTCTCACCTGTATGAGTTCTCATATGACGCTTGAGGTCAAAGGTGTCATTGAACCCTTTTGAACAGCATGGGCAGTGATGCCTTTTCTGGATGCTGTGACATTTCTGGTGACGTGTTAACATGCGCTGAAGTGGAAAGCATTTCCTGCATGCACGACAGGAAAATGGACCCTGGGAGatggtgagaaaaaaaatatttatgaattttaaaaatagtAGTTAGCTGAAGGGTTACATACATGcagtgctttaaaggggaaggaaaggctaagtcacttgggagtgctaaaatgttaagcacccccaagtgacttgaatcgcttacctcgtgccccgggctggtgcccctgttaggagaaaaccgcaccagcccggggcacctggggcgatgcgcttcctccttccggcttcgtttcccTGAGACTTCAAGtctggcacatgcgcagtagagtgaaaaagccgacttcgctgttaaagttcggcttttcactctactgcacatgcgcgcgcagcgaagcaggaagaaggaagcaactctgctaccccgggctggtgctgttctctcctaacaggggcaccagcccggggtagaaggtaagcgattcaagtcacttgggggtgcctaacattttggcacccccaagtgacttaacttttcctttccctttaagagGGAAGGAAGAAATAAAATCAGTGATGGGAAGAAAGGAACATGCAAAACAAAGCAAACTGATTCTGTAAGTATTGACCTTAGAACGCTGCCTTGCAATGGCAAGGGTTTCTAAACTTCTTTTGCTCATGCTTTCCTTTGATTCTCAACATTTAGCCAGACCAAAAAAGATGTTGCACGTTGAGCACACTAGGGGGCTTATTTATTACATTGTAAAGCTAGAAGCTTGCAACTGTTGCAACAGTAAAATTCCTATGCACTTTGCATTTGTATGCAATAAAATAGGAACATTTGGCTGTTTGAGAGGATATTGCAAAAATCTTACCTCTGGAACTGGGGATGCTGCTTGTTTGTCAGTCTTGAATGGGAAAAACATGGAGTCTGTATATGATCaaggtaaaaagaaaaatcagatgCCGACCTTACAAATTTTGACAATTTTATTTCTTTGCATTTacacttcctttcctctgacacCCCATCCATCATTCTTTGCAACTGTCATTACAGTCTGCTCATATAttaagtcacaatttttttttctcccatctTTGCAGCCTCCCAAACTTGCATTTGTCGTGACCTGCAAAATCTAAATAATTACAttacttcatttttaattattttactctaACATCTGTCACAGCACACTCACGACTGTCTTTGAGTGACAAACCAGAGCTTTCCAAAGGGGTTTTCAGTCAATGTTAAGCACTGCTGGTGCAAATCATGGTCAGAACCAAACTTTTGCAACTACAAATTTAAATTGTTTCCCTGTAATACTAGCCTCTATTTAGCTTACTGCAGTCTTCAATTCACTATTTAAAAATTCCCAGTATCACCAAATCTGTTGGCTTCTCTCCTTTAACACTCCTGAATCTCTATAGTGCTTTTCCTCCCTTCGGACAAAATAACTTCTGATTTCCTTAAATCATACTACCTGCCCTCTCAGTCCTACTCCTGCAATGCCACCCCTGTTTAATCAAAGCACTAACACATATATTCAAGTCTCTGAACTAGAATCTTCCCTTGCCACTTAAAACATGCACTAATCACTCTGCCATTAAATGAGCAgcgggggtaagagatcccggactaggggaTGGCAAAcaaggtacctgcctagcgcccccttaCTGTTGCACCCTGggcaggtgcttcttctgcctacctctagttccggccctggaatCCAGTATTTTCTTTGGCTATTTTCTTAGCATGTATTTTTCTGAATAGAAGGTTTTGCAATCAAACAAATACTTTGCTCTTGTGCTTTCAATCATAAATTAGGCCTTATATCTTATTATTACCCACTCGGGATTAAAATCACACCAACAATCAATGTTGTTAAGTATAGATGGCTGGTTGACTAGGGAGGAAGTTCAAAAGAGGAGGAACGTGAAAGTAAATAAAGGTCCTGGATCTTATGACATTCACACAGGGTACTAAAAGTTTTGTTATTGCCAAACAACTTTACTTAATCTTTCAGGATTCTTTGagatctggcatggtgctgagataCTGGAGGATTGGCAATGTTCCATTCTCAGCTTGAAAACTATAGCCCTGTGTTAGACAAACTTTTGAAAGGGGTCCAAAGGGATAAGTATATTGAATACATTTGAAATCCCAATACTATGTGCTTGTCTTTAATTTTCCTGATGATATGAAATGCAACAAATTTTCATACAGGATGTTGATGTTTTGCAGAAAAAGATGACTAAATTGGTGAACTGGACAGCAAATTGAAAGATTGGGTTTAATTTTGATGattgcaaggttatgcacttgagGCCATGCTCTCCCTACCTTTACAAGGCAGTAAAGTGATGTAGTTATAAGTGTCCATTTAATGCCTGGGTAGCATTACTTTACTTAATAATGAAGGGGAAATCATTCTTTCAATACTGCATTATTGGAACATATTGTTCTGTGGATATCCCCTTAGGCAACAGTGACATCCTTCATGTGAGAAATGCAGGAGTTGTCCACTGCTGATGTTTCAGACAGGAAGGGTTCCTACTGGGAGCATAATGATGCAATGGCCCAAACAGATTGTTTCTAAACCAACATTTAACTTTACAAAAAATTATTAAGCCAAAAATCTTACATCTAGGTTTGTTGGCATGCATTTAGTGGAATTATTTGACTTTTCTGCTCCTGCAAAAAAAAGTTAGGGGCACCCCTCCACACTGTGTACCCCCAAACACCTGAGTGTGCATGCATCAGGAAATGTGGGTACAGGGGGGATGTGGATCCTTATGGGGCACTCTTTACAGGTCCCCCACAGTTACTGGTCTAATGTAGCATAATAAAAAGCTCAGCAGGTACACTCCCACTGTTAAATGGGGCATATTGTACCTTTCAATGAACTGATGATAATGTAAGTGGCAGTTAAAGAAAGTAAGTGTTAATGGAGGGTCAAAGGCCCATGGCATCCTTGAGGCATACAAGGTATTGTCTctctttttatgttttgtattgcTACCCCACCTGTTTAAATATCCAGTACTTTGCCAGGGTGGTAGACAAAGAGAACAAACATTAAATAGATACGTTTTGATCTAATTTGCTCTTCCATTATCATTGCTAACACAGATGGATTAAGACGCTGCAAACTGGATTAGTTTGCATTAGAGATGTACAATTATAGGGGCTATGCAACGAAAACAGAAGGATTCAGTATAAACATATATGCCTATTGAACACAAACAATATATCACACACAACGTGGTGTAGACTATAGATCTGGGGGTACATCAACAGCACTAAGAGAGATATTCATTGAATGGAAGATCCAGGATGGGTGTACTTTGAATTACAATTACAGTAATACAGCAGTTTCTAAACTACAAAATCCAGTATGTTCTGGAAGGTGCAATAAGTTAGCTGGCTAAATTCCCCTGTTTTCATCAGAGTATTGTTTACCTGTCACTTGTCACATTGCCAAATACTCCCCCCTTAAACGTATATCAGTATTGTGATACTACAAATACCCTCTTATGATACAAAGCATCAGCAGGTGTGAAGGgtctatatatacagatatatattattgttattattaacatttttttataaagtgccaacatattctgcagcactgtaagTTGAAGagatatgtctatatatatatatatatatacattatatatatatatatatatatatatatatatataaattagaacACATTAGTAAATACCAGGGTGGCAGCAACTACACTAAATTATCTGTACttttaaactgtttacatagaaTACCCTTCTTACCTGGAACATAGAGGTCCCCTCTTTCTGCATCAACCAGGTGCCCCCATCCTGTGAATTTTATAACAGTCTGGTGACGCTTCACTAAAAATGATCGAGGCATTGTGCTGCAGCTAAAAAGTAGAGAAGCTGAATTTCCATTATCcctatatacatgtatatgtcatctaatatacagtagttataaaaAATGGAAACTCCCAATCAGAATAAGGGGTAAAAAACTTACATGCCTGCAAGCTGCTAGTAGAAAAATGTTGTACAGCATTTAAACAAGGGTAATGTCTGATAAACCTACCTAATATGTGTCCTCGAGAGCACAGTCAAATCAAAGTGAAGCACTTGTATTGTGATACAACAGTTCTTTAtagaaaggcaaaataaaatcACAGAAATTGGAGACTGGACAGCAAGTGATTTCTATTATTTGTTCCGGATAATTTGAATATCCTAGGATTTTGCATATAGAGCTTTTATTCCCTTCTCAAACAGCACACAGAAAACGGGCCCTTCCTCCCTATGCAAATTGTGCAGACATAGAATAGAGGAGCATCTGACAAGCAACAGTTTCTTCTATTAGCATTCCCAAGCAATATGCTTTCTACTAGTTAACAATGTTAACTAACTTTTTAATGTAAAAAGGGCACTATTCATGAATATGTGCTGTAATATACTTAATAAAGACCTGCAGCTTACAGGATCTTATTAGCTGCTATTTTCTCTTTTAGTTTGAATAGCTGTTCTTTTGTCCTGTGCTCGCATTTGGTTAACAAACTTCTGTGTTTTAACTGTTTAAATGTGCAGGCTAGGTGCTGTTTTGTTTAGGTACAATGTGCTGTAAAAATGAAGTGCACTGAGGCTTATATTTGAATATAGAGATATATGGTAGGTTGCACTCCTAATGTGTTGGGAGAAAGAAACTATGGCTGGCGGTGAGGTGATGTGAGTTGTAGTCCACCAACAGCTGGGTGGCAGCAGGTTAGACATGATGTTGTTAATGGTAGCAGATTACACTTACACTTATTTCTGTAAAAGCACAAAGTCATGCATTAAAATTTGTAATGGAGAATGGTTCTTAACAGAGGTCCaagccccatagagcttacaatctaagtgggtaaGTAACTTAAaggcacaaataggaggatataaAGGGCTGCAGGTTAAAGTGGCACTCACTACATTATAAGTGCCAGAATTGGTAGTCTTTATTTCTGAAGAGTCTGAGAGATGATTCTCTCACGATGAATTCAGGGTTGGTATTCTAACTTTTAAGTGCAGCAAGAGTGAAAGGTTTAAgggggacctgttattcagacatgaaaagctgtaaaATAGAAGTCCTTTTCaaactaaacatgaaacccaaattcacttttttattcacacatccatacccattataaaagtcccacctgtcaatcatataatgccttaagcatagaggctgggcagacaattactttcactttccattcagcacttacttTCTCCCTtcttcctcaccatctaattgtataaccagtgcatgggcatgtatatcaggtcctccattctggcacatacaaaatattttggtgtgatacaaagcttgccttaaagggaaacgaaagtcaaagtcacttgggggtgccaaaatgttaggcacccccaagtgactttaaccgcttacctcgtaccccgggctggtgcccctgttaggagaaaacagcaccagcccggggcacctggagcggatcgcttccttcttcctggcttccttttcctgaatgccagcggtgggcgcatgcgcagtagagtgaaaagccgactttaatgtttaagttcggcttttcactctactgcgcatgcgcgcgcagcgaatcagaaggaaggaagcgccggcagctaccccgggctggtgctgttccctcctcacaggggcaccagcccggggtaaaaggtaggtggtcaaagtcacttgggggtgcctaacattttggcacccccaagtgactttgactttcgttttcctttaataagtgtccacaaaatggtgcctgtctgcttgcttGCTGTGATGGTGTAATTCCAAAACTGAACAGGATTTTTAAAGCTTTCcatcagtatacatacagtagtaAAGAGAAGGACTAGGTGGAAAGATGGTATAAAACAATGTTCGGCCCCCAACTACAAGTGAGGTGAACTTTTCAAAGATTAATCTTAGGGCTCCTACTAACAAGCATTTcttcctgcattcccctgtgTTACGTTCTGctgtgttccactgcaggggagcacaggaaatAATGAATCATATTCTTCTATATTCACCTATATTCTATAGGTGCAGGTAAGCACCCAATGCCGGTGGGGCACAGAATggtgtgttagtacagccccattagGAAGAATAAAATGCATGGGCCCATGGGGTTCCCTCCGATGCTGCTAGCAGGTTATAAAGTTGTGGGGTAATGGTTGGGCAGAACTAGGTGTGTTAGCATGAATTGGGTGTGGCAGTATGTTCCTGGGGGTGTGAGCATAAATATCCCAGCAGTCACCCCTGCAAGACTGGAATCTCTCATCATCAGATCTTTCACCTACAATTATTTCAAGGCTAAAGAAAAAAGCATAGCATAGTATAGCACATGCAATTTCTGAAATTAATGTTCTTTCTTTAACTGTTTATTGAAACAAATGTTCCAGAGTGATGCTTTTATAAAGAGATGTCatcataaaaaaacaacttttttgtgtAATGTCCCATGTGTGGGATGTGAGATTGTACTTCCTTGTGTCCAACACTGAGCACACAAAATCAACATCCTATTGCAGTTCTTATTCCAGTAGTTATTCTACTATCATTGTTTATGCCAATGGCAGACTGGAAGACGAATAAGGGAATACCTAAACctgattaataaaaagtaacaataaaaatatatcagtGTTTTAGAGGTTGGGGTCCATGACCCCGAAATGAAATCTAGAAAGAGGCTTAGACGTGCTCCACCCATTTACATACTTGCATGATAGCATCCCTGCCAAACGGAATGCGAAAGCCTCTGAGAAACTCGCTGCACAAGTAAGGCATTACGCATTGCAGCATTATTACAGCCGCCAGGGTCGCTCTTTCATTGAGTCTATGAATTACACCCAAAAGCATTGGTGCGCTACCGCATTAATTACTAAATGCAAGTGAGCGCAAAAAGACAAGAATTGTGCTGCTTTATCCATATTTTCCATAACTGTAAGACTTTCAAACTTCCGAAGCGCCACTTCTCTGTTGCATAAAATCCTGCACCCTCAAGAAACTACAAGACCCAGAATGCCTTGGATACATGCGTGCGCATGTTTAAATGTTCCCCTAAATCTCATTTCCTCTGACACCCAAGTGATGGTGGCAAAAGTAGAATACTAAGGACGCTTATTGTACGGTAAGTTCGCTTTGAAATGACTTAAATTGGTACATTTGTGGCGCTGCATTTAACCTGACCGTGCCATAATGATTTTGCAGCGCATTCGTTTGACATGTCTAAAAGGTAATTCTGTATTGAGGCGCCCACGTTGGAAGACTTTCTGATGAATTGTGCATGGAATAAGAAATGCATTCTTTTATTTTGCACTTGCTCCTCTGTAGATGTATAGTTGTTTTAGAAACCTGTGTCTATGGGGATGTGACCGGTGGTACTCTTGCTAGAGTGTAGAGTGCTGCTACATCAGATTGGGAGGGATGGTATCATTTAGTCGGATTACTACAATTCTGTCCATTAATGAAACCCCTAATTAGTGAAGGTAAAtgtgtgtgagataaatacaGTGTCGGATTGAGAGGCCAGGGCCGACCAGAAAACCCTGCACCATAGACTcacaaaactttaattcctcctcccCTCCCTCAAAAtgtattctcctagtctcttttctctacatactatactctattcttccatctatcaagcttccttccaaaatgttaggcacccccaagtgactttaatcgcctacccttttaccctgggctggtgcccctgctcggagagaaccgcaccagcccggggtagctgcagcgatcgcttcctccttcctggttccctgcgcgcgcatgcacagtagagtgaattgtggaactttaacagagaagccggcttttcactctactgcgcatgcgccgaccgctggcattttcggaaagggaagGACGAAGCGCTGTGCTCCAGATACCcttgttttctccgtacaggggcaccagcccggggtaaaaggtaagcgattaaagtcaaatgttaggcacccccaagtgactttgcctttccttctcctttaaacttaccATCTGTCCCCATCCCATAGGGACAGACCCCGTTTCAGGATTTCAGTCCCTGTACAGAATTGCCCTGTGAACCCCATCCCCATCCATAACTTTCAAAAATCCCCTCTGCAGCCCCgctcccacttcctgttcagttctccaATTTGACAACctgttgtcggagtggagagccttctgcacatgcctggaggcagcaggagccagtctgtgcattagcagggggtttttttttatgagagacctgaacaggaagtgggggcggggcttcactctgcagaAGGAAGCAAAGGATTAatgtctaactgaggaaccaggtcagacagaatgttGGGACAAAAGTAGGTAATTCttggggctgtttagagtaattttactgatagaaaaaaaatgatttgaaaaaaatggtttacttattctttaagggccCTTAAAAGTAGTGCTAGAGACACTATATTATGTCTCCCCCAGTTTGGCCCATAAATAATGTTTTGTGGCATATGTTAAATGGTATTTGGTAAATTCAGCTGCGTGCAGaatatgattttcttttattttgaaaatgtcaggTGAAGATAATGAAGATAAGAAGAATGAGAAGATCATATCATTGtgatgtttctgttattacatCTGACACATTTCTGTCTAGAATTGGAACCCCTTATACAGTAGTTAAAGCATTCTGTTTACTGGTCTGGACCATGTAGACTTGTGGAGAGAGTCCCATTACTACCCTTTAGTGTATTTTTTGCTTCCACTCTTCTTCCCAATAGGATTCTTGTCTTTTCTGCCTGACTTGTATGGTTatgaaaattaattaaaatctaATATTACCAACATTTTTATTCTCGCTTCTTGAGTTCTGTAACTGTTAGAAAGAATATTGGCACGAGTACTAGGACTTATGGTTTAGCTTGCAAAAATTGGCTATAGATTTACAAACATTAGATATGGCAGTGAAAAG from Xenopus tropicalis strain Nigerian chromosome 8, UCB_Xtro_10.0, whole genome shotgun sequence encodes:
- the polr2i gene encoding DNA-directed RNA polymerase II subunit RPB9, which encodes MEADGSYEPGFVGIRFCQECNNMLYPKEDKENRILLYACRNCDYQQEADNSCIYVNKITHEIDELTQIIADVAQDPTLPRTEDHPCSKCGHKEAVFFQSHSARAEDAMRLYYVCTAPHCGHRWTE
- the ovol3 gene encoding putative transcription factor ovo-like protein 3; the protein is MPRSFLVKRHQTVIKFTGWGHLVDAERGDLYVPDSMFFPFKTDKQAASPVPEGPFSCRACRKCFPLQRMLTRHQKCHSIQKRHHCPCCSKGFNDTFDLKRHMRTHTGIRPYKCPVCDKSFTQRCSLESHLRKIHGILQNYAYRQRRSKIYVCEECGFTSPNADNYTLHVVEVHPNNPLLSKNLRKRGTGTLREEISILHHTTPYYI